In a single window of the Mesoplodon densirostris isolate mMesDen1 chromosome 18, mMesDen1 primary haplotype, whole genome shotgun sequence genome:
- the LOC132478843 gene encoding forkhead box protein J1-like has product MAESWLRVSGAGAAEEARPEGGLEESNALNDSLTSLQWLQDFSFLNAEVPALPSADTDPHGYHELSGSAEPGSPLAADPACLGQPHTPGKPTSLCTPRSAPSGLQASPPNDVDYATNPHVKPPYSYATLICMAMQASKATKITLSAIYKWITDSFCYFRHADPTWQNSIRHNLSLKKGFIKMPREKDEPGKGGFWRIDPQYAERLLSGALKKRRLPPVHIHPAFARQAAPEPSAAPWAGPLTVSTEAQQLLREFEEATGEAGWGAGEGRLGRKRQQPLPKQEAKVPRPSSPLLLTPEEQGELEPLKGNFDWEAILDAGTLDGELGTLETSELIPPLSPASHGDVDLTIHGHHIDCPVTWGPPVEQATDSLDFDETFLATSFLEHPWDESTRSSLPPEPLFEAGDATLASDLHDWASLGAFL; this is encoded by the exons atggcggagagctggctacgcgtctcgggagcaggggcagcggaggaggccagaccggaaggcggcctggaggagtccaacgccctgaatgacagcctgaccagcctgcagtggctgcaggacttctcctttctcaacgCCGAGGTCCCCGCCCTGCCTTCGGCGGACAccgacccccacggctaccacgagctgtcaggctcggccgagccgGGGTCTCCCCTGGCGGCGGACCCCGCCTGCCTGGGGcagccgcacacacccggcaagcccacgtCCTTGTGcacgccgcggagcgccccctcggggctgcaggcCTCGCCTCCCaacgacgtggactacgccaccaacccgcacgtgaagccgccctactcgtatgccacgctcatctgcatggccatgcaggccagcaaggccaccaagatcaccctgtcggccatctacaagtggatcacggacagtttctgttacttccgccacgctgatcccacctggcag aactccatccgccacaacctgtccctgaagaAGGGCTTCATCAAGATGCCCCGGGAGAAAGacgagccaggcaaggggggctTCTGGCGCATCGAcccccagtacgccgagcggctgctgagtggggccttgaagaagcggcggctgcccccagtccacatccacccggcctttgcccgCCAGGCCGCGCCAGAGCCcagcgccgccccatgggccgggccactgaccgtgagcaccgaggcccagcagctgttgcgggagttcgaggaggccactggggaggcgggctggggtgcaggcgagggcaggctggggcgtaagcgtcaacagccgctgcccaagcaggaggccaaggtcccgcggccctccagccccctgctgctgaccccggaggagcagggtgagctggaacccctcaagggcaactttgactgggaggccatcttggacgctggcacgctggacggggagctgggcacgctggagacctcggagctgatcccgccgctgagccctgcctcccacggggacgtggacctcaccatccatggccaccacatcgactgccctgttacctgggggcctccagtggagcaggctaccgacagcctggacttcgatgagaccttcctggccacatccttcctggagcacccctgggacgagagcacccgtagctccctgccccccgagcccctctttgaggccggggatgccacactggcctctgacctgcatgactgggccagcctgggcgccttcttgtaa